One genomic region from Candidatus Nomurabacteria bacterium encodes:
- the nusG gene encoding transcription termination/antitermination protein NusG: MSKRYDTTKHWYAIHTYSGYEEKVAESIRQRADSLDMKDKIFQVLVPKEKMIEVKNGKRKVVEKRIFQGYVIVQMKLTEDAWYIVRNTPGVTGFVGTGTNPSPVSEAEVEKILKRMGRAEPKHKIDYREGEVVNIIDGPFKGFDGTINEIDAQKGKLKVLVNMFGRETPVELDSLQVKRV, from the coding sequence ATGAGTAAGAGATATGACACAACAAAACATTGGTACGCAATTCATACTTATAGTGGTTATGAAGAAAAGGTTGCAGAGAGCATCAGGCAACGAGCTGACAGCCTGGATATGAAAGACAAAATTTTTCAGGTATTAGTGCCTAAAGAAAAAATGATTGAAGTCAAAAATGGCAAACGTAAGGTAGTAGAAAAGCGAATATTTCAAGGGTATGTTATAGTTCAGATGAAACTGACCGAAGATGCTTGGTATATTGTTAGGAATACTCCGGGGGTAACCGGGTTTGTAGGAACTGGCACAAATCCAAGTCCAGTTAGTGAAGCAGAAGTTGAAAAAATCCTAAAGCGAATGGGTCGTGCTGAACCAAAACACAAAATCGACTATCGTGAGGGAGAGGTTGTAAATATTATTGACGGACCATTTAAGGGATTTGATGGCACGATAAACGAAATTGATGCCCAAAAAGGCAAATTAAAAGTACTTGTTAATATGTTTGGTCGTGAAACACCAGTTGAACTAGATAGTTTACAAGTAAAAAGGGTATAG
- the rplA gene encoding 50S ribosomal protein L1, protein MTKKSELLEQATELGLDATAKNTIAEIEQALSNATNINNNDTPDKEEKLAKSGKHSAKGIKESEEKQAKIEKQHHRDEVMDSEEQASNPKPKKPVKPTRSKLERRGKKYKSVAKLVNKDNEYSLDEALELSIKTNPSKFNASVELHVKLGVDPRQADQNIRGTVSLPSGTGKNVKVAVFADVEDVKKAKEAGADIAGSDEFLQMLDKEDIQFDVLISTPQMMAKLGKYARLLGPKGLMPNPKSGTVTKDIAVAVKEAKAGKVEYRVDSTGIIHLSIGKTDFSIDDLQKNANAVFGAIKSAKPSSLKGSYVQSIYIATTMGPSIKVSPSVI, encoded by the coding sequence ATGACAAAGAAATCGGAACTATTAGAACAAGCTACTGAGCTTGGTTTAGATGCTACAGCAAAGAATACAATTGCCGAGATTGAACAAGCTTTAAGCAATGCTACCAACATAAATAATAACGACACACCAGATAAAGAAGAAAAATTAGCAAAATCTGGTAAACATAGCGCCAAAGGGATTAAGGAGTCTGAAGAAAAACAGGCAAAAATCGAAAAACAGCATCATCGTGATGAAGTAATGGATAGTGAAGAGCAAGCTTCTAACCCTAAGCCCAAAAAACCCGTAAAGCCAACACGCTCTAAATTAGAACGCCGTGGGAAAAAATACAAGAGTGTAGCCAAGTTAGTCAATAAAGACAATGAATACTCACTAGATGAAGCGCTTGAATTATCAATTAAAACTAATCCTAGTAAGTTTAACGCAAGTGTTGAGCTACACGTAAAATTAGGCGTTGACCCACGACAAGCTGACCAAAACATACGCGGAACAGTCAGCTTGCCTTCTGGTACTGGTAAAAATGTTAAAGTGGCAGTATTTGCGGATGTTGAGGATGTAAAGAAAGCCAAAGAGGCTGGAGCTGATATTGCTGGAAGTGATGAATTCTTGCAAATGCTCGACAAAGAAGACATCCAGTTTGATGTACTAATTTCAACTCCTCAAATGATGGCAAAGCTAGGTAAATATGCCCGTCTACTAGGACCAAAAGGATTGATGCCAAACCCCAAGAGTGGGACAGTTACCAAAGACATTGCTGTTGCTGTCAAGGAGGCAAAGGCTGGAAAAGTAGAGTATCGTGTTGATTCCACCGGAATTATTCATTTGAGTATCGGTAAGACTGATTTTAGTATTGATGATCTACAAAAAAACGCAAATGCTGTTTTTGGTGCCATAAAATCTGCCAAACCATCTTCATTAAAAGGAAGTTATGTGCAAAGTATATATATTGCGACTACAATGGGGCCATCAATTAAAGTCAGTCCTAGCGTAATATAG
- the secE gene encoding preprotein translocase subunit SecE: MARTRKLPSKKSKKSPRFKKPTAVGNFFSKIWSVIKKLFRPFRFLLKPFKLRPVRFIGRVLRKILLIDYFIASWRELKLVSWPGRKETFQLTIAVFVFAIGFGVFIAIVDFGLSKLFQEVLLK, encoded by the coding sequence GTGGCAAGAACTAGAAAGCTACCAAGTAAAAAAAGCAAGAAATCGCCAAGATTTAAAAAACCCACTGCGGTTGGAAATTTTTTTTCCAAAATATGGAGTGTCATCAAGAAGCTTTTTAGGCCTTTTCGATTTTTGCTGAAGCCATTTAAACTCCGACCAGTAAGATTTATTGGTAGAGTCTTGCGCAAAATTCTATTAATAGATTATTTTATAGCAAGTTGGCGTGAACTTAAGTTAGTTTCATGGCCTGGCAGAAAAGAAACATTTCAACTCACGATCGCTGTTTTTGTTTTCGCTATTGGATTTGGCGTTTTTATCGCAATTGTCGATTTTGGATTAAGTAAACTATTTCAAGAGGTATTATTAAAATGA
- the rplK gene encoding 50S ribosomal protein L11 — translation MAQKVVKANLKLKIPAGKASAGPPVGSTLGQYGVNMMDFVTPFNEQTRDMKGTVTAHITVYDDRSMDFRVVSQPTDDLIRNALGIQKGSGKPNSEKVSKKLTDSQLTQIAEEKAKDMNTDDIEAVKKMVAGTARSMGVEIEG, via the coding sequence ATGGCACAGAAAGTAGTAAAAGCAAACTTGAAACTCAAAATACCAGCAGGTAAAGCAAGTGCGGGCCCGCCAGTTGGCAGCACGCTTGGTCAATATGGAGTTAATATGATGGATTTCGTTACTCCATTCAATGAACAAACACGAGACATGAAAGGCACTGTTACAGCTCACATCACAGTTTATGACGATCGTTCTATGGATTTTAGAGTAGTTAGCCAGCCCACAGATGATTTAATCCGAAATGCACTTGGCATTCAAAAAGGATCGGGTAAGCCGAATAGCGAGAAAGTTTCCAAAAAACTGACTGATTCTCAGCTAACGCAAATTGCCGAAGAAAAAGCTAAAGATATGAATACAGATGACATTGAGGCAGTTAAGAAAATGGTTGCTGGTACGGCCAGAAGTATGGGTGTGGAGATTGAAGGTTAA
- a CDS encoding M48 family metallopeptidase, whose protein sequence is MASKTIYFDDIGDVTFTKRRDAKNIKVRIVGSHVRVSLPTWVPYSSAISYIKQRTEWINQNRRQAVILRNGTVFGKDLRLLVKLTESSRISSKFIAGILTVNVPIDKDISSDDVQKKIKERVIKILQMQAEQLLVPRVRQLAKTGEYDVNRIEVRRLRSRWGSCTSEKNMTFNLFLIQLPWQFIDYVIYHELSHTVHMNHGSQFWALVESHVPNYKLIRKLMANYSPDIILQT, encoded by the coding sequence ATGGCTAGTAAAACTATATACTTTGATGACATCGGTGATGTTACTTTTACTAAACGAAGAGATGCAAAGAATATTAAAGTTAGAATCGTTGGTTCTCATGTACGAGTGTCATTACCAACTTGGGTTCCGTACTCATCAGCGATATCTTACATTAAACAACGCACGGAATGGATAAATCAGAACAGGCGACAGGCAGTCATTCTAAGAAATGGCACTGTTTTTGGCAAAGATCTGCGTCTATTAGTGAAATTAACTGAATCCAGTAGAATTAGTTCAAAATTTATCGCTGGTATTTTAACTGTTAATGTTCCTATCGATAAAGATATTAGTTCGGATGATGTTCAGAAGAAGATTAAAGAACGAGTCATAAAGATTCTTCAAATGCAGGCAGAACAATTGCTAGTACCAAGAGTAAGACAGCTAGCTAAAACTGGTGAATACGATGTTAATCGAATTGAGGTGCGTAGACTTCGAAGTAGGTGGGGAAGTTGTACGAGCGAGAAAAATATGACATTTAATCTCTTCTTGATTCAACTACCTTGGCAGTTTATTGATTACGTCATCTACCATGAATTGTCACATACTGTTCACATGAATCACGGAAGTCAATTTTGGGCTTTAGTTGAAAGCCATGTTCCAAATTATAAATTGATTCGTAAACTAATGGCGAATTATTCACCAGATATAATTCTGCAAACATAA